A portion of the Stigmatella aurantiaca DW4/3-1 genome contains these proteins:
- a CDS encoding D-arabinono-1,4-lactone oxidase, which produces MTSSNSSGSTTWSNWADTIEFKPEYFFQPTTFDDLLSAVSHAAQGKLPIRAVGSGHSWSLGAVPGAQAYQPGEQVKGVLIDLGNMKPENCRADPYLKAFYFKDANDTIYVAAPPGTPQGWLADNAANGNDRQHEYSSEHPDAALSSMGPAPDITLGGFIANGCHGTGWVHPPVSDLVVAIEVLTIDATGRVVPRSFTVSAELAQVLTQNGIFKSTPEVSPDVMRALRVSLGALGVISRFVLQLEPLFHVGVLDEVADVEEIFPADGDPSALATLVTSSDYVEIFWFPYNKQLWIKRFQRLKDTPPRYVSKVVGFNTIVSILTELTDGLLGDLFELAPKVTPVTLQVFFESLKLLMQGRKLGALPFDEDFTPQDPVVPVHKAYLYQTRYFNNIVDLEYTVPIPSVGKGGHDFSQVMTAWTQAKAQIDAMQAAGEFPINLSVHFRFINNSNSLLSPANSGDSTTHTCYIEYISFSQQLSGYTRYSEAVAPKWAALGGLPNWAKIFQIVPNSYADSQQKLKALGSLQPFLHHRKALDPSGHFINNFLQQLLGLTPMQPRAAPRVAASKAGVKVKAPPVAVQRFQLAPADEGRVLRALPTADRWAKSARGCTLAHDPQQQTAVLVDEQRHGHFFSYELTEGAGLTYTLLTGSKMLSPREVFERVAEVLRESQIVTGITFAPGGRSRPLEVLHQKGWVATDMEETAMQSAREARAHEIVKKHSLWALGAGGIPVPGLDIAAFILVQLRMIRELAGHYGMTFNEQAAKGILSSLLGGASAAYLGRPVLFSLLKSVPIVGATAGVVSGAVSMTALSRALGNLFIQHFETGGTLLTFDAKALRSHFMNEFQKNSAPTSTQAPLA; this is translated from the coding sequence ATGACGAGCTCGAACTCGAGTGGCAGCACAACCTGGAGTAACTGGGCGGATACCATCGAGTTCAAGCCGGAGTATTTTTTTCAGCCCACGACCTTTGATGATTTGCTCTCAGCGGTCTCGCATGCCGCCCAGGGAAAACTGCCCATCCGTGCCGTAGGCAGTGGGCATTCATGGAGCCTGGGCGCCGTGCCAGGGGCCCAGGCCTACCAACCCGGAGAGCAGGTCAAAGGCGTCTTGATCGATCTGGGCAACATGAAGCCCGAGAACTGTCGGGCTGATCCGTATCTGAAAGCCTTCTACTTCAAGGACGCCAACGACACGATTTACGTCGCCGCGCCCCCAGGCACTCCCCAAGGTTGGTTGGCGGACAATGCTGCCAATGGCAATGACCGCCAGCACGAATACAGCTCCGAGCACCCGGATGCAGCCCTCTCCTCCATGGGCCCGGCTCCGGACATCACCCTGGGGGGATTCATCGCCAACGGTTGTCATGGCACGGGGTGGGTGCATCCTCCTGTGTCCGACCTCGTCGTCGCCATCGAGGTGCTGACGATTGACGCGACGGGCAGGGTGGTGCCTCGGTCCTTCACCGTGAGCGCCGAGCTGGCGCAGGTGCTGACGCAGAATGGCATTTTCAAATCCACCCCCGAGGTTTCGCCCGACGTCATGAGGGCGTTGCGCGTCAGCCTCGGCGCGCTGGGGGTGATTAGCCGGTTCGTCCTCCAGCTGGAGCCGCTGTTCCATGTGGGCGTGCTCGATGAGGTCGCGGACGTGGAGGAGATCTTCCCTGCCGATGGCGATCCCTCCGCGCTGGCGACGCTGGTCACCTCGAGCGACTATGTCGAGATTTTCTGGTTTCCATACAACAAGCAGCTGTGGATCAAGCGCTTCCAGCGGTTGAAGGACACGCCCCCGCGGTACGTGTCGAAGGTCGTCGGCTTCAACACGATCGTCAGTATTCTCACCGAGCTGACCGATGGGTTGTTGGGGGATCTTTTCGAGCTGGCCCCGAAGGTCACGCCGGTCACGTTGCAGGTGTTCTTCGAGAGCTTGAAGTTGCTCATGCAGGGGCGGAAGCTGGGGGCCCTGCCGTTCGACGAGGACTTCACGCCGCAGGATCCGGTTGTCCCAGTGCACAAGGCGTATCTCTACCAGACCCGGTATTTCAACAACATCGTCGATCTGGAGTACACGGTCCCCATCCCTTCGGTGGGAAAGGGAGGCCATGACTTTTCGCAGGTCATGACCGCGTGGACGCAGGCCAAGGCCCAGATTGATGCGATGCAAGCCGCCGGGGAATTCCCCATCAACCTCAGCGTCCACTTCCGGTTCATCAACAACTCGAACAGCCTGCTGTCTCCGGCCAACTCAGGGGACTCCACCACCCATACCTGCTACATCGAGTACATCAGCTTCTCGCAACAGCTCAGTGGCTATACGCGTTACTCGGAGGCGGTCGCGCCAAAGTGGGCAGCGCTGGGCGGATTGCCGAACTGGGCGAAAATCTTCCAGATTGTCCCGAACAGCTACGCCGACTCCCAGCAGAAACTCAAGGCGCTCGGCTCCCTGCAACCATTCCTCCATCATCGCAAAGCGTTGGATCCCTCTGGCCACTTCATCAACAACTTCCTTCAGCAACTGTTAGGGCTGACGCCCATGCAGCCCCGGGCTGCCCCCCGCGTTGCTGCCTCGAAAGCAGGTGTCAAGGTGAAAGCCCCGCCCGTGGCGGTCCAGCGCTTTCAACTGGCACCCGCGGATGAGGGGCGTGTATTGAGGGCTCTCCCCACGGCGGACAGGTGGGCGAAGAGTGCGCGGGGCTGCACCCTCGCGCACGATCCGCAGCAGCAAACCGCTGTGTTGGTGGATGAGCAACGCCATGGTCACTTCTTCTCCTACGAACTGACGGAGGGGGCTGGTTTGACGTACACCTTGTTGACTGGCTCGAAGATGTTGTCTCCCCGGGAGGTTTTCGAGCGGGTGGCCGAGGTGTTGCGAGAGAGCCAGATCGTGACCGGGATTACCTTCGCGCCGGGGGGCCGATCACGTCCATTGGAAGTCCTTCACCAGAAAGGTTGGGTAGCGACTGATATGGAAGAGACGGCAATGCAGAGTGCTCGGGAGGCCCGCGCCCATGAGATCGTCAAGAAGCACTCCCTCTGGGCGCTGGGGGCGGGAGGGATTCCTGTCCCAGGATTGGATATCGCGGCGTTCATCCTCGTCCAACTGCGGATGATACGCGAGCTGGCCGGACACTATGGGATGACCTTCAACGAGCAAGCCGCGAAAGGCATCCTCTCGTCGTTGCTCGGCGGAGCTTCCGCCGCGTACCTGGGACGCCCGGTGCTGTTCAGCTTGCTGAAGAGTGTCCCGATCGTCGGGGCGACGGCAGGCGTGGTGTCTGGCGCCGTGTCGATGACGGCGCTCTCTCGCGCTTTGGGGAACCTCTTCATCCAGCATTTCGAGACAGGGGGAACCCTGCTTACCTTCGATGCGAAGGCCTTGCGTTCCCACTTCATGAATGAGTTCCAGAAGAACTCCGCACCCACTTCCACGCAAGCTCCGCTTGCGTGA
- a CDS encoding prenyltransferase/squalene oxidase repeat-containing protein, which translates to MAAPDQTSAEAAIAAALGFLLKAQDERGAWKDFMLPATQSDVWVSGFVGEVLASLGEPAARWAAEAAWRYLEGVVAPGGGWSYNTLVPGDGDSTLWGLRLAEALGAGGSARALAARDFLERHLQEDGGMATYASAGPVRDYIGLPPEVSFQGWTHSHVCVSAAGANLSAYRERLGTYLLRTQDEQGHWPAYWWFDEEYATAEAVAALAGAGEAVASASERAFRLERAAEWALGRVERHLEFVGSRPPSFALAQALRVVARAEPSPQRREAIGRGVSQLCAWQKPQGSWSPSARLRVPRPDVVVPEPKAPWTLWRGLPPGVSSVEDLLQHTFTNYSLDHYAVYTTGTVLRALHEVRGFLG; encoded by the coding sequence ATGGCCGCTCCGGACCAGACCTCTGCGGAGGCAGCCATCGCCGCGGCGCTGGGCTTTCTGTTGAAGGCTCAGGATGAGCGAGGTGCGTGGAAGGACTTCATGCTCCCGGCCACGCAGAGCGACGTCTGGGTCAGCGGCTTCGTGGGAGAGGTGCTCGCCAGTCTGGGTGAACCCGCGGCGCGGTGGGCCGCGGAGGCTGCCTGGCGGTATCTCGAGGGCGTGGTGGCCCCAGGGGGCGGCTGGAGCTACAACACCCTGGTCCCAGGCGATGGCGACAGCACGCTCTGGGGTCTCAGGCTGGCGGAGGCGCTGGGGGCCGGAGGCTCCGCCCGAGCCCTGGCCGCGAGGGACTTCCTGGAGCGGCACCTGCAAGAGGACGGCGGCATGGCGACTTATGCGTCGGCCGGGCCCGTGCGGGATTACATCGGCTTGCCGCCGGAGGTCTCCTTCCAAGGATGGACGCACTCCCATGTGTGCGTGAGCGCCGCGGGAGCCAACCTCTCCGCTTACCGCGAGCGGCTGGGCACGTACCTGCTGCGGACCCAGGATGAGCAGGGGCACTGGCCCGCTTACTGGTGGTTCGATGAGGAGTACGCCACTGCGGAGGCCGTGGCGGCCTTGGCGGGGGCGGGGGAGGCCGTGGCTTCCGCGTCCGAGCGGGCTTTCCGGCTCGAACGGGCTGCGGAGTGGGCACTGGGGCGCGTGGAGCGCCACCTGGAGTTCGTGGGCTCCCGGCCGCCGTCGTTCGCCCTGGCACAGGCGCTGCGCGTGGTGGCTCGCGCCGAGCCTTCGCCGCAGCGGCGGGAGGCCATCGGCCGGGGCGTGTCCCAGCTGTGCGCCTGGCAGAAACCTCAGGGCTCCTGGTCTCCGTCCGCCCGTCTGCGGGTGCCGCGTCCGGACGTGGTGGTGCCAGAGCCCAAGGCGCCGTGGACGCTCTGGAGAGGCCTGCCGCCCGGGGTTTCCTCGGTGGAAGACCTCTTGCAGCACACCTTCACCAACTACTCCCTGGATCATTACGCCGTGTACACGACAGGGACCGTGCTCCGCGCCTTGCATGAGGTGCGTGGGTTCCTCGGATGA
- a CDS encoding phytanoyl-CoA dioxygenase family protein, which produces MTGLPKLDAKQLQAEAEAEALRAAGHVLLRGVFSPEEIAAYRPALRDYILDKREQLTTAERNLGASPENTTFSLGDAPSAVADFVTSPRLGEVAARLLGVEAVRILHFCGFFKPGGGPPTPWHQDLSFIPLDSDRALSAWIPLMDVSPAMGGLVFAEGSHQQGHQEPAAAARFRLARNGAMKAGDLSLHMGWTLHAAGKNASTVMREAIAVCFYADGARVASEEGLPFRRSLMTSYFAGLRPGDVAAGPLNPVVFRRSGPPAGTEGAHP; this is translated from the coding sequence ATGACTGGACTGCCGAAACTCGATGCCAAGCAGCTCCAAGCGGAGGCGGAGGCGGAGGCGTTGCGCGCCGCGGGCCACGTCCTGCTCCGGGGCGTTTTTTCTCCCGAGGAGATCGCCGCCTACCGCCCCGCGCTGCGGGACTACATTTTGGACAAGCGGGAGCAGCTCACCACGGCGGAGCGCAATCTGGGCGCCAGCCCGGAGAACACCACCTTCAGCCTGGGGGATGCTCCCTCCGCCGTGGCCGACTTCGTGACGTCGCCGCGGCTGGGGGAAGTTGCTGCCCGGTTGCTCGGCGTGGAGGCTGTGCGGATCCTCCACTTCTGCGGCTTCTTCAAGCCCGGTGGTGGCCCGCCCACGCCCTGGCACCAGGACCTGAGCTTCATCCCGTTGGACAGCGATCGGGCGCTCTCTGCCTGGATCCCGCTGATGGATGTCTCGCCAGCCATGGGTGGCCTGGTTTTCGCCGAGGGCTCTCATCAGCAGGGCCATCAAGAGCCCGCGGCCGCGGCCCGCTTTCGCCTGGCGCGAAACGGGGCGATGAAGGCCGGGGACTTGTCGCTGCACATGGGGTGGACCCTGCATGCCGCTGGGAAGAACGCGAGCACGGTGATGCGGGAGGCGATCGCCGTGTGCTTCTACGCGGACGGAGCGCGGGTGGCCAGTGAGGAGGGATTGCCGTTCCGCCGCAGCTTGATGACGTCCTACTTCGCCGGGCTTCGCCCGGGAGATGTGGCCGCAGGGCCCCTGAACCCCGTCGTCTTCCGGCGAAGCGGCCCGCCGGCTGGCACGGAAGGAGCGCATCCGTGA
- a CDS encoding phytanoyl-CoA dioxygenase family protein gives MIAHGVSPESSPPPEGLTGKLPSIEEKYALPEGMIETFRRDGHVKLRGVLSPEEIEAYRPHLKRVVESHSTETHAMERKVAGNGKNWMFVNNLWTRDDLTRHFIQNRRLARLAADLLGVEGVRLFRDQSYFKGPGGSNTPWHQDARFMPLDTDKIITFWIPLTAITPAMAPMGYVTGSHRAEYLGTSNGDDESMDRFEEELRLKGFQIANYGHFDVGDIAAHWASTLHSSRTNDAPILREIVVIVYFADGAHVAPEKPLTKTAHPSEFYATIIQRENRSTSLPGLKPGDLAAGPMTPLVYRREWDALPVR, from the coding sequence GTGATCGCACATGGCGTCAGTCCAGAGAGCAGTCCCCCCCCTGAAGGCCTCACGGGCAAGCTTCCCTCGATCGAGGAGAAGTATGCGCTGCCGGAGGGGATGATCGAGACGTTCCGCCGTGACGGACACGTCAAGCTGCGCGGTGTCTTGTCTCCCGAGGAGATCGAGGCGTACCGGCCGCATCTGAAGCGGGTGGTGGAGTCTCACAGCACCGAGACGCACGCCATGGAGCGCAAAGTGGCGGGCAACGGGAAGAACTGGATGTTCGTCAACAACCTGTGGACGCGGGATGACCTGACGCGCCACTTCATCCAGAACCGGCGCCTGGCGCGGCTCGCGGCGGACCTGCTGGGCGTGGAGGGGGTGCGGCTGTTCCGGGATCAGTCGTACTTCAAGGGCCCTGGCGGCTCCAATACGCCCTGGCACCAGGATGCCCGCTTCATGCCGTTGGATACGGACAAGATCATCACCTTCTGGATTCCGCTCACCGCCATCACCCCGGCGATGGCCCCCATGGGTTACGTGACGGGTTCTCATCGGGCCGAATACCTGGGCACCTCGAATGGGGATGATGAGTCGATGGACCGCTTCGAGGAAGAGCTGCGCCTCAAGGGCTTCCAGATCGCCAACTACGGCCACTTCGATGTGGGCGATATCGCGGCGCACTGGGCCAGCACGCTGCACTCGTCCCGCACCAATGACGCGCCCATCCTTCGGGAGATCGTCGTCATCGTCTATTTCGCCGATGGGGCGCACGTCGCCCCGGAGAAGCCTTTGACGAAGACGGCCCACCCGTCCGAGTTCTACGCCACCATCATCCAGCGGGAGAACCGAAGCACCTCCTTGCCTGGACTGAAGCCGGGAGATCTGGCCGCTGGACCGATGACGCCGCTGGTCTATCGCCGCGAGTGGGATGCGCTGCCGGTCCGCTGA
- a CDS encoding cupin domain-containing protein, translating to MMAMDNRSNQAAGPRSGEVKRAGEIGFEDLLAPVTLEDFFREYWEQKPLVTRGRAQGFFAPLFSIRDVDRVICYQKPGPGRLDLVTEGGFVRDNFLNLDNTANINLVYENYLKGSTVILSGLEETWEPLVVFCRKLEGQLSHPVAVAVYLTPPNHHGVQPHFDTQENFILQVDGVKHWKVYGAGQELPRVEGSYTPVARERLPELLLETELHPGDMLYVPRGFVHEAEARDSASLHITVDVHVRTWRDFLEDALAAMADRNPRFRKSLPPGLLNGSHAKAQLEEGFRELMEMVHREVRLSDALGKHAEKLIVARPPLPDGHFALLHAEIGLDTPLRKRTAMLTRRFQEEAVAGIQFSGNQILGPVKIAEALRHIDETEIVVPSQLPGGLSNNEKLVLVRRLVRVGLLTHASEGNSAGAAKRG from the coding sequence ATGATGGCAATGGACAACCGGAGCAATCAGGCCGCTGGCCCCCGAAGCGGTGAGGTGAAGAGGGCAGGGGAGATCGGGTTCGAGGATCTGCTGGCTCCGGTCACGCTGGAGGATTTCTTCCGTGAGTATTGGGAGCAGAAGCCCCTGGTGACGCGGGGGCGGGCGCAAGGCTTCTTCGCGCCCTTGTTCTCCATCCGGGACGTGGATCGGGTGATCTGCTACCAGAAGCCGGGGCCGGGGCGCTTGGACCTGGTGACGGAGGGAGGTTTCGTCCGCGACAACTTCCTCAACCTCGACAACACCGCCAACATCAACCTGGTCTACGAGAACTACCTGAAGGGCAGCACGGTCATCCTCAGTGGGCTCGAGGAGACGTGGGAGCCGCTGGTGGTGTTCTGCCGGAAGCTGGAGGGGCAGCTCAGCCATCCGGTCGCCGTGGCGGTCTACTTGACGCCGCCCAATCACCATGGCGTGCAGCCCCATTTCGACACCCAGGAGAACTTCATCCTTCAGGTGGATGGGGTGAAGCACTGGAAGGTGTATGGGGCCGGGCAAGAGCTGCCTCGCGTGGAGGGCTCCTACACGCCGGTGGCCCGCGAGCGGCTCCCCGAACTGCTTCTGGAGACGGAACTCCACCCCGGAGACATGCTCTACGTGCCACGGGGCTTCGTGCACGAGGCGGAGGCACGGGACAGTGCCTCCCTGCACATCACCGTGGATGTCCATGTGCGTACCTGGCGCGACTTTCTCGAGGATGCGCTGGCGGCCATGGCGGATCGCAATCCCCGGTTTCGCAAGTCCTTGCCCCCCGGCCTTCTGAACGGCTCGCACGCAAAGGCTCAGCTGGAGGAAGGGTTCCGGGAGTTGATGGAGATGGTGCATCGCGAGGTCCGGCTCTCGGATGCCCTGGGCAAGCATGCCGAGAAGCTGATCGTCGCCCGGCCGCCATTGCCGGATGGCCACTTCGCCCTGTTGCATGCGGAGATCGGCTTGGACACGCCGCTGAGGAAGCGGACGGCGATGCTGACGCGGCGCTTTCAGGAGGAGGCGGTGGCGGGCATCCAGTTTTCCGGGAACCAGATCCTGGGGCCCGTGAAGATCGCCGAGGCACTTCGGCACATTGACGAGACCGAAATCGTGGTGCCGTCTCAGCTGCCCGGGGGACTCAGCAACAACGAGAAGCTGGTGCTCGTCCGGCGGCTGGTCCGGGTGGGGTTGCTGACGCACGCTTCGGAAGGGAACTCCGCAGGCGCGGCGAAAAGGGGATAG
- a CDS encoding cupin domain-containing protein: MSLARLLHPIAPSVFFEEAWERKPLVLQGPPDRWSGLFSSRDLGRLLTYQPPRSIEGMMLVKEGRHRDENWLSPDGSPRLEQVQAAWREGYTIVINKVGQFWEPVGRFCAAVEEELHHPVGVNLYMTPPGAQGFKAHFDIMDAFVLQVEGSKVWQVRGPQVTLPLPDEHTATSSESLPPVLLEQELKRGDVLYIPRGFVHEARTAQTHSVHLTLGLQAVTWSDLFVAAIAAARRDERFRKGLPPRFLEGSAMMEQTFRELLAELPRHLELGHALTQLAERLVVQKPPPPTEDLLEGAVELKGSTVLTRRPGMVLRVMEGPGYAGLQYSGGKLMGPAKIGPALRHIAKGSVIPVQSLPGLSEKEQLVLAGRLVRSGVLAVQETP, translated from the coding sequence ATGAGCCTGGCGAGACTGCTCCACCCCATCGCGCCATCGGTCTTTTTCGAGGAGGCCTGGGAGCGCAAGCCCCTGGTGCTTCAGGGGCCGCCGGACCGGTGGTCCGGCCTCTTCTCCTCGCGCGATCTCGGCCGCCTGCTGACGTACCAGCCGCCCCGGTCCATCGAGGGCATGATGCTCGTCAAGGAGGGGCGCCACCGGGATGAGAACTGGTTGAGCCCAGACGGCTCACCGCGCCTGGAGCAGGTGCAGGCCGCATGGCGCGAGGGCTACACGATCGTCATCAACAAGGTGGGCCAGTTCTGGGAGCCCGTGGGCCGGTTCTGCGCCGCGGTGGAGGAGGAACTGCACCACCCCGTGGGCGTCAACCTCTACATGACCCCCCCGGGGGCGCAGGGCTTCAAAGCCCATTTCGACATCATGGATGCCTTCGTCTTGCAGGTCGAAGGCTCCAAGGTGTGGCAGGTGCGAGGCCCTCAGGTGACGCTTCCCCTGCCGGATGAGCACACCGCGACCTCGTCCGAATCTCTGCCCCCCGTGCTCCTGGAGCAGGAGCTGAAGCGTGGGGATGTGCTCTACATCCCTCGCGGCTTCGTTCACGAGGCCCGCACGGCGCAGACGCACTCGGTGCACCTGACCCTGGGTCTGCAAGCCGTGACCTGGAGTGACCTCTTCGTGGCGGCCATCGCCGCCGCCCGGCGGGACGAGCGGTTCCGCAAGGGGCTGCCCCCTCGATTCCTGGAGGGCTCGGCCATGATGGAGCAGACCTTCCGGGAGTTGCTGGCGGAGTTACCACGGCACCTGGAACTGGGCCATGCGCTCACCCAGCTCGCGGAACGGCTCGTCGTCCAGAAGCCGCCGCCGCCCACCGAGGATCTGCTCGAGGGGGCCGTGGAGTTGAAAGGCAGCACCGTGCTCACGCGGCGCCCGGGGATGGTGCTGCGTGTCATGGAGGGGCCTGGGTATGCGGGCCTGCAGTACTCCGGGGGCAAGCTCATGGGGCCCGCCAAGATTGGTCCGGCCCTGCGGCACATCGCCAAAGGCTCCGTCATCCCCGTCCAGTCGCTCCCCGGCCTGAGCGAGAAGGAGCAACTCGTGCTTGCGGGGCGGCTGGTTCGCAGTGGTGTGCTGGCCGTGCAGGAGACGCCATGA